From Serinicoccus profundi, the proteins below share one genomic window:
- a CDS encoding lipase/acylhydrolase, producing the protein MELSSRQGNTLLIVLALGAVGASGYAIWNVRQMPEPTAQVLSSPTPTEGTSTTPTATSDSENGQTTEETSTQASDNESTSSADEEPPESSDPEETTTEQAEPTLSDWRSAWSDGADLLVIGDGYSNLESQWVQLWAGRQAEGRPTLVSHWAEGADDAFNDPIELSDGEGPDLHVWSASRDGTTIREATRRVDRFIDASAPPDAVLVTLGGSSGDENIPEQLDQLLDELPDVPVLVTAGPSGLYEPGVADDVVAWAKDNDDRVSLVDLREATSDEPTAEEWALAFDEGTRDSD; encoded by the coding sequence GTGGAGCTCTCGAGTCGGCAGGGCAACACGCTCCTCATCGTGCTGGCGCTGGGGGCGGTCGGCGCGTCCGGCTACGCCATCTGGAACGTCCGCCAGATGCCCGAACCGACAGCGCAGGTCCTCAGCAGTCCCACACCGACCGAGGGCACAAGCACCACACCCACCGCAACGTCAGATTCCGAGAACGGTCAGACAACGGAGGAGACCTCGACCCAGGCGTCCGACAACGAGTCGACCTCGTCCGCGGATGAGGAGCCCCCGGAGTCGTCCGACCCGGAGGAGACGACGACGGAGCAGGCGGAGCCGACCCTGTCCGACTGGAGGTCGGCCTGGAGTGACGGCGCCGACCTCCTGGTCATCGGCGACGGCTACAGCAACCTGGAGTCGCAGTGGGTGCAGCTCTGGGCCGGCCGGCAGGCCGAGGGCCGTCCTACCCTCGTCAGCCACTGGGCCGAGGGCGCTGACGACGCCTTCAACGACCCGATCGAGCTCTCCGACGGTGAGGGTCCTGACCTGCACGTGTGGAGCGCCAGTCGCGACGGCACGACGATCCGCGAGGCGACCAGACGCGTCGACCGTTTCATCGACGCCTCCGCACCACCGGACGCGGTCCTCGTCACCCTCGGCGGGTCGAGCGGCGACGAAAACATCCCCGAGCAGCTTGACCAACTGCTCGACGAACTCCCGGACGTGCCGGTGCTCGTCACCGCAGGACCGTCAGGGCTCTACGAACCGGGGGTGGCCGACGACGTGGTGGCGTGGGCGAAGGACAACGACGACCGGGTGTCGCTCGTCGACCTGCGCGAAGCGACGTCCGACGAGCCCACCGCGGAGGAGTGGGCTCTCGCCTTCGACGAAGGCACCCGCGACAGTGACTAG
- the wecB gene encoding non-hydrolyzing UDP-N-acetylglucosamine 2-epimerase, with amino-acid sequence MTPGPLRVMTVYGTRPEAIKVAPLLRGLGEDPRFDPVAVVSGQHREMLDQVNQIFGIVPDVDLDVFAHGQSLNGLMAKVFERLDPVLAQASPDALVVQGDTSTVAAASLAAFYREIPVVHLEAGLRSGDLRSPFPEEANRRVTSQLATLHLAPTRTARDNLLRENIPAGDVVVTGNTVIDALLHTSRQGVPFSDPRLGALEEEARRVLLVTTHRRESWGTAMEGVGRALRVLAGRYPDVTMVLPLHRNPLVRQALLPALDGLPNVLVTEPLAYGEFTRLMAASTVVLTDSGGVQEEAPSLGKPVLVLRSNTERPEAVTAGTVRLIGTREQDVVRQVSRLLDDPGAYREMAHAVNPYGDGNATTRCVAALAQLLGVGEREPDFAG; translated from the coding sequence ATGACCCCGGGGCCGCTGCGGGTCATGACCGTCTACGGCACCCGGCCCGAGGCGATCAAGGTGGCGCCACTGCTGCGCGGCCTGGGTGAGGACCCGAGGTTCGACCCGGTCGCCGTGGTTTCGGGTCAGCACCGGGAGATGCTCGACCAGGTCAACCAGATTTTCGGCATCGTCCCCGACGTCGACCTCGACGTCTTCGCCCACGGGCAGAGCCTGAACGGCCTCATGGCCAAGGTCTTCGAGCGTCTCGACCCGGTGCTGGCCCAAGCGTCCCCCGACGCCCTGGTGGTGCAGGGGGATACGTCCACGGTGGCGGCGGCATCCCTCGCCGCGTTCTACCGCGAGATCCCTGTCGTGCACCTCGAGGCCGGGCTGCGCAGCGGTGACCTGCGGTCCCCCTTCCCGGAGGAGGCCAACAGGCGGGTCACCTCCCAGCTGGCCACGCTGCACCTGGCCCCGACGCGGACGGCGCGGGACAACCTGCTGCGGGAGAACATCCCTGCCGGAGATGTGGTCGTGACCGGCAACACGGTCATCGACGCGCTCCTGCACACCTCACGCCAGGGCGTGCCCTTCAGCGACCCGCGGCTCGGCGCACTGGAGGAGGAGGCTCGACGGGTGCTCCTGGTGACGACCCACCGCAGGGAGAGCTGGGGGACGGCGATGGAGGGGGTGGGGCGTGCCCTGCGTGTCCTGGCCGGGCGCTACCCCGATGTCACGATGGTGCTGCCGCTGCACCGCAACCCGCTGGTGCGCCAAGCCCTGCTCCCGGCCCTGGACGGGTTGCCCAACGTCCTCGTGACCGAACCGCTGGCCTACGGCGAGTTCACCCGGCTCATGGCCGCGAGCACGGTGGTGCTGACGGACTCCGGGGGTGTCCAGGAGGAGGCGCCGTCACTGGGCAAGCCGGTGCTCGTGCTGCGCTCGAACACCGAACGCCCCGAGGCCGTCACCGCGGGGACGGTGCGGCTGATCGGCACACGGGAGCAGGACGTCGTCCGTCAGGTGTCCCGGCTTCTCGACGACCCCGGCGCCTACCGGGAGATGGCGCACGCGGTCAACCCCTACGGCGACGGCAACGCCACCACGAGGTGCGTCGCGGCGCTCGCCCAGCTGCTGGGCGTGGGGGAGCGGGAGCCCGACTTCGCGGGCTGA
- the wecC gene encoding UDP-N-acetyl-D-mannosamine dehydrogenase: MSPRVAVIGLGYIGLPTAAILARSGYEVVGVDVSDRHVDAVNAGQVPFVEPDLAEHVAEAVAQGTLSAQKDTPSADVYVIAVPTPFAEGHRADLTYVDAATDGLIPQLKGGELVILESTSPPGATQHVADRITAARPELTTGVDGGSLNVDVAHCPERVLPGRVMIELVDNDRIVGGLTPTAARRAKEVYATFCRGEIFLTDAVTAEMAKLTENAFRDVNIAFANELSIIAEKVGVDVFELIELANKHPRVNILQPGPGVGGHCIAVDPWFIVSAAPEEAHLIRAAREVNDAKPEHVVDLVLRAIAGVKAPTIATLGLAFKADIDDLRESPALAITAELARRCPEATIMAVEPNVKELPPGLQVMENVRLASLEEAQTVADAAVLLVDHREFREHGWGGRAPVVDTRGLWRDQRG; encoded by the coding sequence ATGAGCCCGCGCGTCGCCGTCATCGGCCTGGGCTACATCGGACTGCCCACGGCAGCAATACTGGCCCGGTCTGGCTACGAGGTGGTCGGCGTGGACGTCAGCGACCGCCACGTGGATGCGGTGAACGCCGGTCAAGTGCCCTTCGTCGAGCCCGACCTGGCAGAGCACGTCGCCGAGGCGGTGGCACAGGGCACACTGAGCGCTCAGAAGGACACCCCGTCCGCGGACGTCTACGTCATCGCGGTCCCTACCCCCTTCGCCGAGGGTCATCGGGCGGACCTGACCTACGTCGACGCGGCCACCGATGGGCTCATCCCGCAGCTGAAGGGCGGAGAGCTGGTGATCCTCGAGTCGACCTCGCCGCCTGGGGCGACACAGCACGTGGCCGACCGCATCACCGCCGCCCGCCCGGAGCTCACGACGGGTGTCGACGGAGGAAGCCTCAACGTGGATGTCGCGCACTGCCCGGAGCGGGTCCTGCCCGGACGGGTGATGATCGAGCTCGTCGACAACGACCGCATCGTCGGCGGCTTGACGCCGACGGCGGCCCGACGCGCCAAGGAGGTGTATGCGACGTTCTGCCGCGGGGAGATCTTTCTCACCGACGCGGTCACCGCGGAGATGGCCAAGCTCACGGAGAACGCCTTTCGCGATGTCAACATCGCCTTCGCCAACGAGCTGTCGATCATCGCGGAGAAGGTCGGCGTCGACGTCTTCGAGCTGATCGAGCTGGCCAACAAGCACCCCAGGGTCAACATCCTGCAGCCGGGACCAGGGGTGGGGGGACACTGCATCGCGGTCGATCCGTGGTTCATCGTGTCTGCAGCGCCTGAGGAGGCTCACCTCATTCGCGCCGCCCGCGAGGTCAACGACGCCAAGCCTGAGCATGTCGTCGACCTGGTGCTGCGCGCCATCGCTGGGGTGAAGGCCCCGACCATCGCCACCCTCGGACTGGCCTTCAAGGCCGACATCGACGACTTGAGAGAGTCCCCGGCCCTCGCCATCACGGCCGAACTCGCCCGACGCTGCCCCGAGGCGACCATCATGGCTGTCGAACCCAACGTCAAGGAACTGCCCCCAGGTCTGCAGGTCATGGAGAACGTCCGCCTTGCGTCATTGGAGGAGGCGCAGACCGTGGCCGACGCAGCCGTGCTGCTGGTCGACCACCGAGAGTTCCGCGAGCACGGCTGGGGCGGGCGGGCACCGGTCGTGGACACCCGGGGGCTCTGGCGGGACCAGCGAGGATGA